In one Myotis daubentonii chromosome 1, mMyoDau2.1, whole genome shotgun sequence genomic region, the following are encoded:
- the SNX33 gene encoding sorting nexin-33, which translates to MALKGRALYDFHSENKEEINIQQGEDLVIFSENSLDGWLQGQNSLGETGLFPASYVEIISSGTSFNHADYSSGSAGSPGTQVSMYDSSSVANLASGGGSGFLSNQGSFEDDDDDDWDDWDDGCTVVEEPRAGGMGTNGYSPLNLSYPGAYPSQHMAFRPKPLLERQDSLASAKRGSVVGRNLNRFSCFVRSGVEAFILGDVPIMAKIAETYSIEMGPRGPQWKANPHPFACSVEDPTKQTKFKGIKSYISYKLTPTHAGSPVYRRYKHFDWLYNRLLHKFTVISVPHLPEKQATGRFEEDFIEKRKRRLILWMDHMTSHPVLSQYEGFQHFLSCLDDKQWKMGKRRAEKDEMVGASFLLTFQIPTEHQDLQDVEDRVDTFKAFSKKMDDSVLQLSTVALELVRKHVGGFRKEFQKLGNAFQAISHAFQMDPPFSSEALNSAISHTGRTYETVGEMFAEQPKNDLFQMLDMLSLYQGLLSNFPDIIHLQKGAFAKVKESQRMSDEGRMAQDEADGIRRRCRVVGFALQAEMNHFHQRRELDFKHMMQSYLRQQILFYQRVGQQLEKTLRMYDNL; encoded by the exons ATGGCACTAAAAGGCCGAGCCCTCTATGACTTCCACAGTGAGAACAAAGAGGAAATCAACATCCAGCAGGGTGAGGATTTGGTCATCTTCAGTGAGAACTCATTGGATGGTTGGCTGCAGGGCCAGAACAGCCTTGGTGAGACAGGACTCTTCCCCGCCTCTTATGTGGAGATTATTAGCTCTGGCACCAGCTTCAACCATGCTGACTACTCCAGCGGCTCTGCAGGCTCTCCAGGCACCCAGGTGAGCATGTATGACAGCTCCAGTGTGGCCAACCTTGCGAGTGGTGGGGGCAGTGGCTTCCTCTCAAACCAGGGTAGCTtcgaggatgatgatgatgatgactggGACGACTGGGACGATGGATGCACAGTGGTTGAAGAACCACGGGCTGGTGGGATGGGCACCAATGGGTACTCCCCACTCAACCTCTCCTACCCTGGTGCCTACCCCAGCCAGCACATGGCCTTCCGACCCAAGCCACTCCTGGAGCGGCAGGACAGTCTGGCATCTGCTAAGCGAGGCAGTGTGGTGGGGCGCAACCTCAACCGTTTCTCATGCTTTGTGCGCTCTGGAGTGGAGGCCTTCATCCTGGGTGATGTGCCCATTATGGCCAAGATTGCTGAGACATACTCCATTGAAATGGGCCCTCGTGGCCCTCAGTGGAAGGCCAACCCCCACCCATTTGCCTGCTCTGTGGAAGATCCCACCAAACAGACCAAATTCAAGGGCATCAAAAGTTATATCTCCTACAAGCTCACACCCACGCATGCTGGCTCCCCTGTCTACCGGCGGTACAAGCACTTTGACTGGCTCTATAACCGCCTGCTTCACAAATTCACTGTCATCTCTGTGCCCCACCTGCCAGAGAAGCAGGCCACAGGTCGCTTTGAGGAGGATTTTATTGAGAAGCGGAAGCGGCGGCTCATCCTCTGGATGGACCACATGACCAGCCACCCTGTGCTGTCCCAATATGAGGGTTTCCAGCATTTCCTCAGCTGCTTGGATGACAAGCAGTGGAAGATGGGCAAACGCCGGGCAGAGAAGGATGAGATGGTTGGTGCCAGCTTCCTCCTCACCTTCCAGATCCCCACGGAGCACCAAGACCTGCAGGACGTGGAGGACCGTGTGGACACTTTCAAGGCCTTCAGCAAGAAGATGGATGACAGTGTCCTGCAGCTCAGCACTGTAGCATTGGAGCTGGTACGTAAGCATGTGGGAGGCTTCCGCAAAGAATTCCAGAAGCTAGGCAATGCCTTCCAGGCCATCAGTCATGCTTTTCAGATGGACCCCCCCTTTAGTTCCGAGGCTCTCAACAGTGCCATTTCTCACACGGGCCGTACTTATGAAACTGTTGGTGAGATGTTTGCTGAGCAGCCCAAGAATGACCTCTTCCAAATGCTCGACATGCTGTCTCTCTACCAGGGTTTGCTCTCCAACTTTCCTGACATCATTCACCTGCAGAAAG GCGCTTTTGCCAAGGTAAAGGAGAGCCAACGCATGAGTGACGAGGGCCGCATGGCGCAGGATGAAGCAGATGGCATTCGCAGGCGCTGCCGCGTGGTGGGCTTCGCCCTGCAGGCTGAGATGAACCACTTCCACCAGCGCCGTGAGCTCGACTTTAAGCACATGATGCAGAGTTACCTGCGCCAGCAGATCCTCTTCTACCAGCGGGTAGGCCAGCAGCTGGAGAAGACGCTGCGCATGTACGACAACCTCTGA